Part of the Paenarthrobacter sp. JL.01a genome is shown below.
GGGGCTGTGAAGACTCCGATCCGGGGCATTCCATCGCGCCCACTGCAGTACGCAAGGGCAATCAGCAATTCGGACCTTCCCACGACGACACGGACTGTGTGTTGGGCGATTGCCAGTTTCGCCAACAACAACACGGGCAAGGCATTTCCGTCCCTGCGGGCCCTTTCCAAGGCCACGGGGCTCTCCAAGGCTACGATCTCGAAGCACACGATTCTTGCTGAATCTGAGGGGTATCTTCTGAAGCATCAGCGGTTCAACAACTCCATCTGGTATGTCATCACAACGCCACCGTCGGATGCACCGGAGTCGGTAGCGATGGCCAAGTGCGAGGAAGCTGCAGTGCATTCCGAAGCCTGGCTTCGGTCTATTCACGGCCTCGACGAGC
Proteins encoded:
- a CDS encoding helix-turn-helix domain-containing protein — protein: MKTPIRGIPSRPLQYARAISNSDLPTTTRTVCWAIASFANNNTGKAFPSLRALSKATGLSKATISKHTILAESEGYLLKHQRFNNSIWYVITTPPSDAPESVAMAKCEEAAVHSEAWLRSIHGLDEPSKEG